The following proteins are encoded in a genomic region of Brachypodium distachyon strain Bd21 chromosome 1, Brachypodium_distachyon_v3.0, whole genome shotgun sequence:
- the LOC100839585 gene encoding carboxyl-terminal-processing peptidase 3, chloroplastic, which produces MEMVECSLAAARGPRGPRALLGRVPRPSPAVLGAGRTKLRVRSERRGQPPPVVRASPPPEHDGRALGKAAVGLAAAAVVSLNGLAGDFSPPPALAESLTVAFPVSKAREVNRVQRTLVEAWGLIRETFVDPTFNHQDWDQKLQQTMVEMFPLKSADAAYGKISGMVSTLGDPFTKIISPKEYQSFRIGSDGNLQGVGIFINKEPGSGRLLVMNCIEGGPADRAGIREGDELVDIDGNSVFGLDGETVAQRLRGRAGTTVEVKLLDGTGNDRSGRTRQKEVQLRREVINLSPVSTAIISHSSGDGHEEKTGYVRLAAFSQTAAAEMESAIKKMEDEGVQSYILDLRNNPGGLVKAGLDVAQIWLDGDETLVNTVDREGNVRPINMVQGQSLTHDPLVVLVNEESASASEILAGALHDNGRAILVGHKTFGKGRIQSVTELDDGSALFITVAKYLSPALHEIDQVGIQPDIQCTPDMLSLPRAPLLSENGEAPSLEMDSCIMVAEQALEIQQSKGSASYMVSQIVALMPC; this is translated from the exons ATGGAAATGGTAGAGTGCTCACTAGCTGCCGCCCGCGGCCCCCGCGGCCCCCGCGCCCTGCTCGGCCGTGTCCCCAGGCCCTCGCCGGCGGTTCTTGGCGCCGGGAGAACCAAGCTCCGGGTGCGGTCGGAGAGGCGGGGGCAGCCTCCGCCGGTTGTCAgggcctccccgccgccggagcaCGACGGCAGGGCGCTAGGgaaggcggcggtggggcTCGCCGCAGCAGCCGTGGTGTCGCTGAACGGGCTCGCGGGGGACttctccccgccgccggccctgGCCGAGTCGCTCACCGTCGCGTTCCCCGTCTCCAAGGCCCGAGAG GTAAACCGGGTGCAGAGGACGCTGGTGGAGGCATGGGGGCTGATCCGTGAGACCTTTGTCGATCCCACCTTCAACCACCAAG ACTGGGACCAGAAACTTCAGCAGACTATGGTGGAGATGTTCCCACTGAAATCCGCAGATGCTGCCTATGGCAAGATCAGTGGGATGGTGTCCACTCTAGGCGATCCGTTCACAAAGATCATCAGCCCCAAG GAATATCAGAGTTTCAGGATCGGAAGTGATGGGAACTTGCAAGGGGTTGGCATATTCATAAATAAGGAACCTGGCTCTGGACGCTTG CTTGTTATGAACTGCATTGAGGGAGGCCCAGCTGATCGAGCAGGCATACGTGAAGGCGATGAGCTAGTTGATATCGATG GGAATAGTGTCTTTGGGTTGGATGGAGAAACTGTGGCTCAGAGACTTCGAGGTCGTGCTGGAACGACTGTGGAAGTGAAACTATTGGAT GGTACTGGAAATGATAGGAGTGGTAGGACAAGACAAAAGGAG gTCCAGCTACGTCGTGAAGTGATCAATCTTTCACCTGTATCAACTGCAATCATATCTCATAGTTCAGGTGATGGCCATGAGGAAAAGACTGGGTATGTTAGGCTAGCTGCCTTTTCTCAG actgctgctgctgagatGGAAAGTGCCATTAAAAAGATGGAGGATGAGGGTGTCCAGTCATATATTTTAGATCTGCGGAATAATCCA GGTGGTTTAGTAAAAGCTGGTCTTGATGTGGCTCAAATATGGTTAGATGGAGATGAAACTCTTGTGAACACAGTCGACCGTGAGGGGAATGTTCGACCAATAAATATGGTCCAAGGCCAATCTTTAACACATGATCCTCTTGTGGTGCTT GTCAATGAAGAAAGTGCCAGTGCAAGTGAAATTTTGGCAGGAGCATTACATGACAATGGCCGTGCTATTTTAGTAGGTCACAAAACCTTCGGTAAAGGAAGAATACAG AGTGTGACGGAGTTGGATGATGGCTCTGCTCTATTCATCACAGTCGCGAAGTACCTCTCTCCAGCACTGCATGAAATCGACCAAGTCGGGATCCAACCAGACATACAATGCACCCCTGACATGCTATCTTTACCAAGAGCACCTTTGCTAAGTGAAAACGGTGAAGCCCCAAGTTTGGAGATGGATTCGTGTATTATGGTGGCAGAGCAAGCGTTAGAAATTCAGCAATCGAAGGGGTCTGCTTCGTATATGGTTAGCCAGATTGTTGCTCTGATGCCATGCTGA